The genomic DNA GCCATCCGCCGGGCCGAGCCTCTCGATGCGTCGTTCCATGGCGGCCGCCCAGGCGGCTGCGCCCGCATCCTCGAACAGGTTCCGTGCCGTTCCCAGGTGCCGTCGCCCGGTCATCCGCTCGCCGTGGATCACGGTGTGGATGCCGATCAACGCCTCCACCCTCGCTCTCGCGAATGGCGAGCGCAAGGCCCGCGCCTCGACGTGAACCTCCGCGAATTCCGCACGCCATCGTCCCTCCGGCGCGTCGATGACACGCGCGCATAACCGGCGAGCGCTGTCCTCCTCCCCCGGCTCGACTCTTCTGGGCGTTCGTTCTCGTGCCGCAGGGGCGACCTCGTCAAGCCCGGGAATGCCGAACACCGCCTCCGGAGCACCGCGATCCTGCCACAGCCGCAGGAATGCCGCGGCCTTGGCGAACGCACCATCCAGATACGCCTCGATGCCGCGATCCACCAGACGTTCCACGCGGAGTCCGGACGGCAGCGCAGCGGTCAGGGAGCGTGCGAACGGGCTCAGGGTGCCGAGAACGGCGAGGTCGAGGCGACGAGCGAGTGCCACGGCGAGTCCCGCGAACGGTATCGCCACCGGAGACACGACCGCTGCCGCGATCAGACACTGCCTGGCCTGCGATATATCCCCACGCCACGTCAGGAGGAGCGTCTCCGTCACCGCCCGATAGGCCTGCACGAGCGGGCTGTATTCGAACCCGGCGACGAACGGATCGATCTCAGCGCCCATCGTGCCTTCTCCGTTTGCGAGGATCCGCAATCCGCCATCGATGTCGTCGTCCAGGGCAGCGCGCAGAGCGCCGAGCACACTGCCGGAGACCGGGCCCGTGCCTTCGGCGGCCGTTGTCTCCCGCTCCCCGACGAGCAACCAGCTCAGGGCGACCACTGGATCGCGCAATCGGCTCTCCGCACCGACCCGCGCGCATCCGTCGCGCAGCGCATCCAGCCAGGATCGCATTCCGCTGCGGTCTCCTCGCTCGGCGCAGAGCACCGCGGCAAGGGCCGCCGCTTTCGTCCAGGCGTACCAATCGTCGTGATCATCTGTTCGCGGCCGGAGCTCCGTCGCATCGATGTCGGGCACGTCGCCGTGAAGATGCGCCAGTGCCACCACGAGGCCGCCCAGCCCTTGAAGACGGTAGCGCTCGGTGCCATCGGGGAAGAGGCTCCCCAGCCACCCGCTCGCCTCCGCCGCATAACCCGCTCCGATCGCCGCCGCGCCGGCCACCAGGCGTGCATCGTCGCGTTCGACCCCGACCGCGTGCGATGCCGCCTCAGCGGCGAGGAGGAGAGCGCGATCGGCGTCGCCGCCCTCGGACAACTCGCGCGCGATTCGGATCAGCTCGGATGCCGTCGAGGGATCGCCGCGCAGTGATGACCTGGCCCGATGCCAGTCCGCACTCACCTGCTCGCCCCTGCGGCCGAAGATCGCGCCCAGCCGTTCGTGCACATCCACCTGAACGGCCGATGCTGTCGTCTCTCGAAGCCAGATCGCGAGTCGCGGGTCCGCGAATCGAAATCGGCCGGCGTGGATGGTCAGATGCTGCCCCACCGGACCGGCGACGATCTCATGCGCGGACCGAGCCGCGAACTCGAGCACCGGATCGAGGCGATCCTCCAGACACAGTGCCGCCGCCAGCAGCAGATCCCGATCGGCATCGGTGAACCTGAGGTCGGCGAACTCATTCGCGATCGGCGGCACCAGCGGAAGCGGCGCAGGAAGCGGCCTCAATCCGTGCCGTTGCTGGGGTGCGAGATGTGCCACGACTTCACGGACGGTCGGCAGGTCGGCGTTCAACTCGACCACGAGCGTTCTCAGCACATGCGGTGCCGTGCTCAACTCATGTTCGAGCAGATCATCGAGCATGTTCTCGATGATCTCCAGCGAAACGACCGTTCCTTCGGACGGGCGCCGTCGCCACATCTCCGGTGTCTTCACCTTGTCGACTCCCCCGGTGCGAAGAGTACTTCGCAGCTAGGCACAGGGTAGCAAAGCAGTCCCGTGCCTCTTCGGCACCGAGACGAGCACCCTGGACAGGTGTCCAGGGTGCTCGTCTCGTCAGGTCAGGCGGCTAGCACGCACCGACCAGACCCCATGCTCCCCATTCGACCGAACCGGGTGCCTCTCCCTGAGTCCACCACTTCGCGGTGTACTCGGACCCCTGGTACGAAGCGGTCGCGCCGCCCGTGTAGACAGCGGTCGGCGACCAGGCCGCGGCATCGCAGGCGCCAGGATCCGTCGGATCGGTCGGATCGGTCGGATCCGTCGGATCGGTCGGATCGGTGCTGCATGCCTCGACGAGCGCCCACACGGCGTTCGTGCCAGGAGTGTCACCCTGTGTCCACCACTTCGCGGTGTACTCCGATCCCGCGTGCGAGACCGTGGCGCCGCCGGTGTAGACGGCTGTCGATGACCATGCCGCGGCGTCGCAG from Microbacterium sp. LWO13-1.2 includes the following:
- a CDS encoding helix-turn-helix transcriptional regulator codes for the protein MKTPEMWRRRPSEGTVVSLEIIENMLDDLLEHELSTAPHVLRTLVVELNADLPTVREVVAHLAPQQRHGLRPLPAPLPLVPPIANEFADLRFTDADRDLLLAAALCLEDRLDPVLEFAARSAHEIVAGPVGQHLTIHAGRFRFADPRLAIWLRETTASAVQVDVHERLGAIFGRRGEQVSADWHRARSSLRGDPSTASELIRIARELSEGGDADRALLLAAEAASHAVGVERDDARLVAGAAAIGAGYAAEASGWLGSLFPDGTERYRLQGLGGLVVALAHLHGDVPDIDATELRPRTDDHDDWYAWTKAAALAAVLCAERGDRSGMRSWLDALRDGCARVGAESRLRDPVVALSWLLVGERETTAAEGTGPVSGSVLGALRAALDDDIDGGLRILANGEGTMGAEIDPFVAGFEYSPLVQAYRAVTETLLLTWRGDISQARQCLIAAAVVSPVAIPFAGLAVALARRLDLAVLGTLSPFARSLTAALPSGLRVERLVDRGIEAYLDGAFAKAAAFLRLWQDRGAPEAVFGIPGLDEVAPAARERTPRRVEPGEEDSARRLCARVIDAPEGRWRAEFAEVHVEARALRSPFARARVEALIGIHTVIHGERMTGRRHLGTARNLFEDAGAAAWAAAMERRIERLGPADGGVGAEDDHLAACRRAWETQLTVRELEVAMLVVGGTMNREIAERLNVSVRTVEVHVGRLLAKFDVRTRVELTALAHRTDQFL